From Dreissena polymorpha isolate Duluth1 chromosome 15, UMN_Dpol_1.0, whole genome shotgun sequence, a single genomic window includes:
- the LOC127860921 gene encoding uncharacterized protein LOC127860921, with amino-acid sequence MTSSLPQLLAFFSLLYTVTQNPCHSLSQNQHILFTLKPNTIHANGLALGNINRTLLISASSPVNRTSLISVSSPVNRTSLISVSSPVNRTSLISVSSPVNRTSLISASSPINRTSLVSASSTVNALNAIEMTLNTTDVSIAATTQQPIAHGFLLGAVAMDKAPEFVHPGQESVPSEHSALISRCKLLCTSGLPCPPECLAHPNIWSDTIGKRSDQHIGIVSLLKNFSDDTYTTRRTDTLYKNDRNK; translated from the exons ATGACATCCAGTCTACCCCAGCTGTTAGCATTTTTTTCTCTTCTATACACCGTCACACAGAACCCTTGCCATAGCCTTTCCCAAAACCAACACATACTGTTTACCCTGAAACCTAACACAATCCATGCCAATGGACTGGCATTGGGGAACATTAATCGGACGCTACTCATCTCGGCTTCCTCCCCCGTAAATCGGACATCACTAATCTCGGTTTCCTCCCCCGTCAATCGGACATCACTCATCTCGGTTTCCTCCCCCGTCAATCGGACATCACTCATCTCGGTTTCCTCCCCCGTCAATCGGACATCTCTTATCTCAGCTTCCTCCCCCATCAATCGAACATCACTCGTCTCGGCTTCCTCCACCGTCAATGCCTTAAATGCAATAGAAATGACATTGAATACCACGGATGTCAGCATTGCAGCAACCACTCAACAACCCATTGCACATGGCTTCCTGCTGGGGGCCGTGGCTATGGATAAGGCTCCGGAGTTCGTGCATCCCGGGCAGGAATCCGTTCCCTCGGAGCATTCCGCGCTCATTTCGAGGTGCAAACTTCTTTGTACCAG TGGACTTCCATGCCCTCCTGAGTGCCTCGCCCACCCCAATATCTGGTCAGATACCATTGGCAAACGCTCGGATCAACACATAGGGATTGT ATCATTGTTGAAGAACTTCTCGGATGACACATACACAACTCGGCGAACGGacactttatataaaaatgacCGTAACAAGTAG
- the LOC127860917 gene encoding uncharacterized protein LOC127860917 isoform X1 produces MFHKDAQDILKNKIDAVDRYRHEVLRFLIDLRDAGIQGREHIQEMYKKSRGVDGERKYQYIAIALVSLQEIMQEDHSIVEQFRKYVIELDEVNSSRTLLFQRVSVVMNSTLKSLSFHGERRVFDPDKRYLFEHISSRVKNSSALVVTNKVHYCLDNNILHQMHLDYVKHFQTTEEMIILLYSHNIPCDIPFNECYLVLTKFVDNANEVISLGYDKAFTTTNEEKVIQHLRNNDKIKLFNPGEIMLELERIMQLAFAFPECSDDDEDDHAEINLEASVRIPHRLHLCNKYLSRTCQRFSPKSQTINIKDNKKTFSTRFCSCVKKSAK; encoded by the exons ATg TTTCACAAAGATGCTCAAGATATACTGAAGAACAAAATCGACGCTGTAGACAGATATAGGCATGAAGTCCTCCGTTTCCTCATAGACCTAAGGGATGCTGGCATTCAAGGAAGGGAACACATCCAAGAAATGTATAAGAAAAGTCGAGGTGTCGACGGAGAGCGTAAATACCAGTACATAGCTATTGCATTAGTTTCACTTCAGGAAATCATGCAAGAGGATCATTCTATTGTGGAACAGTTCAGGAAGTACGTAATCGAACTGGATGAAGTCAATTCGAGCAGAACGCTTCTATTTCAACGAGTGTCGGTGGTGATGAACAGTACTCTCAAAAGTTTGTCTTTCCATGGCGAACGCCGTGTGTTTGATCCAGATAAACGCTACTTGTTTGAACACATATCTAGCAGAGTGAAAAACAGTTCAGCGTTAGTAGTAACCAATAAGGTCCACTATTGCTTAGACAATAATATTTTACATCAAATGCATTTAGATTAtgttaaacattttcaaacaacCGAAGAAATGATAATATTACTATATTCTCATAATATTCCATGTGATATACCatttaatgaatgttatttagTTCTTACAAAATTTGTGGACAACGCCAACGAAGTTATTTCTTTGGGCTATGACAAAGCTTTTACGACAACAAATGAGGAAAAAGTAATTCAGCATCTTCGTAATAACGACAAAATCAAACTATTTAACCCGGGTGAGATTATGTTAGAACTTGAAAGAATAATGCAGTTGGCTTTTGCATTTCCAGAATGTTcggatgatgatgaagacgatcATGCAGAAATAAATCTTGAAGCTTCAGTTCGGATTCCACACCGTTTACATTTATGCAATAAATATCTGTCTAGGACATGTCAACGGTTTAGTCCCAAAAGCCAGACTATCAACATAAAAGATAACAAAAAGACATTCTCCACGAGATTTTGTTCATGTGTGAAAAAATCTGCTaaatag